GCAAGCACCTCACAGGAAGTCTTGGACCAGGCCAAATCAGTATCAGGAATGGGAAAGGATGCACAAAATCTCGGACTCGAAGCAACAGAAAGAATGAATTCAGTTGCAGATATCACAAACGAAAGTGTAAATGAGATTGAGGATTTAAACAAACAGCTCTTTGAGATAAACAACGTAATCAAACTCATAAATGAAATAACAAGCCAGATAAATATGCTTGCGTTAAACGCCGCAATCGAAGCCGCACGTGCCGGCGAACACGGACGCGGATTTGCAGTTGTCGCAGGAGAGGTTAAAAACCTTGCAACAGATGCCAGAAACGCAACCGAAAAAATTGACAATGTCGTAACAAGACTGCAAAAAACCAGCGAAAATACAGTAGTATCGATAAAATCGGCAAACACTCAGGTAGAGTCAGGTGTTGAAAGTGTAAATGCCGCAATTGACTCATTAAACCAGATTGTCTCCGGCGCAGAGCAGGTGACTGTCAATATGGGTGAGATTGCACGTGCAATAGAAGATCAGGCAAACATCACAAATCAGATAGTTGTTGACTCAGAAAAGAGCAGTGAGATAACTCTAACTTCACGAAAAGAGATTGAAGAACTTGCCGCACTCTCTGAAGAGACAAACGCCGCTGTCGAAGAAATTAACAGCGCAATATTAGAAGTCACTTCCCTTTCAGAAGAGCTTGGAGACTCTTTAGGAAAAATGAAAGTCTGATAAAATGAGGTATTAATGAAATGTCTTTGATTGACGTAGTTGAATTCGAAATCTGCAATGAGCACTATGCATTAGACATCAGTCTCACCAGAGAAATTGTTGAAATGGTTCCGATAACTCCTGTTCCAAGAGCTCCGCCACATATTGCAGGAATTATAAATCTAAGGGGAGAGATTACAAATATAATCAACCTGAATCAGATTTTAAACCTTAAGGAGAATGCTGAGAGAGAAACACAAAAGATAATTGTGCTTGTCCCGGATGCCGCCGAAGGCTCAAATACAGGTATCATTGTAGATGACGTACACGCTGTCCTTCAGATATCTGAGGATGAGATAGAACCAATGAAAGGCTCACTTTCAAGTGAAGCTTATGTTAAGGGAATCATTAAAATCAAAGAGATGGCAGATGGAGAGGAGAAGAAAAAACTGATACTCTGGCTTGATGTCGGAAAAGTACTGACAGATATGCTCGCGGCGGCAAAGGCTTAAAAACCGCCTGAAAACCATCATTTCACAAATATTTTTTAAAAAATTTCATCAGTCGCTTTTTTATCCGTTCCATTTTCAAAATCAAAAAAAAATGTATAATTGCTCCTGATTTTAAAAGACAACACACTTAAATATCTCTTTGATTCATATTAAATTAATAAAACCCATATTTTGGATTTATACACACGCCATGCTTTCAGATGCAAAAGAAACAATCACTGAGGTCGCACAGGCAACTCTTCCAATCGTAATTGTAATTTTAATTCTTCAGATCATTCTGCCTGGTTTTTCTTTCTCATCAATTATTCAGTTTATAGCCGGAAGTGCGATGGTAATTATCGGCATGGCTTTGTTTTTGCTTGGAGTTAAAACAGGCCTTCTTCCAATGGGAGAAGCAGTCGGATCAGAGATTCCAAAATACAACTCAATTCTTTTGATAGCAGTAATTGCATTCTTTTTTGGTTTTTTAGCAACTATTGCCGAACCTGACGTTCGTGTTCTTTCAACAATGATTGACAGCGTATCACAGAGCAGTATCGATAAAACCAGCCTTATTATTATAATCTCATGTGGGGTCGGTTTTTTTGTCTCAACCGCAATTTTAAGAATCATATACAATGTTTCGATAGTATACCTTTATGCAACAGGATATTTAGTCGTAATAGCTCTTTCATTCTTCACATCACCTGATTATCTTCCAATAGCCTTTGATGCAGGCGGCGTTACAACAGGCCCGATTACCGTTCCTTTCATATTGTCGCTTGGAACAGGTGTTACAGCAATTCTTGGCGGACGTTCTCAGCTTTCTGACGGATTCGGCCTTATCGGCCTTGCGTCAATAGGGCCTGTTATAGGTGTCCTCTTAATGGGGGTATTCTGGACATGACAGAACTCCTGATTTTTGATGGAATTTTTGCAGTAATTCTCGATGTACTCCAGGCACTTTTACCGCTGATTTTCTTTTTTTGCATATTTCAGGTAGTCTCTTTAAAACTGCCGGAGGAATATGTTGTAAACCTTGGAAAAGGTATTTTAATTACACTGATAGGAATGGTTCTTTTTTTCCAGGGCGTTCATATTGCATTTCTCCCCGCAGGAACAAAAATAGGAGCCTTTTTTGGAACCTTTGAGATTTTGTGGATCTTAATTCCGTTTGGATTTTTACTGGGATTTTTGGCGACATTTGCCGAACCTGCGGTTCGTGTTCTCTGCTATGAGATAGAAAAATCATCAAGCGGCTACATACAGGGCTCTCTTATTCTTTATTCATTATCGATTGGAGTTGCAGCATCTGTAAGCCTTGGAATGGCAAGAATCCTCTATGAACTGCCGTTTCATATTATGATTATTGCAGGATACCTGCTTGCACTTATTCTTATGAGATTTTCTGATAAAGATTTCATAGCGATTGCATTTGATTCCGGAGGAGTTGCAACAGGGCCGATGGCTGTCACATTTATAATGGCCTTTTCAGTCGGAGTTGCAGATTCCATGGGAGGAAGAAACGCTTTACTTGACGGATTCGGGATGATTGCCTTTATTGCGCTGACTCCTATCCTGACCCTTTTAGTACTTGGAATATATTTTAAACACAAAAAACAGGAGATTAATCATGGATTATGAAGGAAGTCAAAATCTGATAGTAACAATTGTAAAGAAAGGCTGGGCTGAAAGAGTAATTAAGGCATCTAAAAGTGCCGGTGCAGAAGGCGGAACAATTCTGATGGGAAGAGGAACAGGCATCAATGAAAAACAGTCTGTATTCGGCCTTCCAATAGAGCCTGAAAAAGAGATTGTCCTGACTATTATTGATGCCGGACAGACAGATGCCATACTTTCCGCTATCGAATCTGCCGCAAAACTAAATATTCCGGGAATGGGCATTGCATTTGTAGTAAATCTTGAGAAAATTGCAGGTCGCGTCCATATGTTCTCCAAATACCCTGAAGAAGAAAAAAATTAAATCAGCAAATAAAGAATTATCAGATATAAGAAGACTTCAAAAAAAAGCATCTGTTAACTAAAAACGTCCATGATAATTTTTTTTATGCTAACTGTTTCATGTAAGTTACGAAGTAACTTTCATAGCAAACGCACATGATGAGCTTTTTTCATCACACAAAAAGTGATGATAAGTTTATCAGGGATTTTAGACTTTCATAACAAATTATGTAAAAGCCTTTTTGAATTGAAAAGAGATGAAAAATTTATGCGAAAAATTAAGCAAAATAAAAGTTTAAACTTATAATCTTCTAATTTAAAAATTCGAACCAAATCCTTAAAATCTCAAATTAAAATCCAGAGCATAAAAATCTAAATCAAAATCTAAATTTAAATCTAAATCTAAACTTCAAACGCTGGAAATGTTTATAGATACCTGATATAAATCTAATGTTTAAGGATACCTGATATAAATGAGAGATAAAATTCTAAAAGCGGCTGACATCGCAAAACTGTGCGGAGTTTCAGAAGAAGAGGTTAAAAAATTAACAGATGAATTTTCAAAGGCTGTTCCCTCAAGAGATTTTGGAAGGATAAAAGTGTATGAGGAAAAAGCCGCAGGGGTAATTTCTAAAATATCAGGTCTTAGTAAAAACGGACTTTCAAAGGATGAAATTTTATCATCCCTTGGATGCATCCCGGACAAAAAAAGCACAAAAGAGAAAGTATCAGAAAAGATTAATAAAAATTCTCTTTCTCCAGAAAACAAACCCAAAAGAAAGCCTGGCGTCATTGAAGGTGCAGAGAAAAAAGTTAATGATGTGAAACTTAAGGCATCAATGACACTGAACCGGGAATCTGACAGATATGGAGCTTTGGATGTAAAATTATCCAAAATAACAGCAAGAGTTGAAAAAATTGAAAAAGATATAGAGCAAAACAAAAAAGACTCCGATGAAAAATATGATGAATTAAAAGAGATGATAAAAAGCCTCGATAAAAAAATCTCAGTCTCACAGGAATGGGTTGACTATTTCGAAAAGTCACTTGATTCATACAAAAATTCCCAGGATTCATTAACAATGAATTTATCTGAATGGACAAATTATCTGGACTCTGAGTTAGAAGAGATTAAAAAACCGTTTTGGAAGCGAAACAAAAAAATAATATGAAATATGCATGAGAAAATCAGGAATCATAATATGTATGAGACAAACAATTGCCGGTAAAATGAATCCGAAAGGCATGAGTGGAAGTCACATACAATGAGACTCCCGGGATTTGATTGAGACTTAATTGAAAAATTCAAACAATCTGCAATAAAAAGTCACATACAATGAGACTCCCCGGATTCGGTCACAACACCAGGCACTTTTCCAAACGTTCTTTTTTCAGCCGGAATGGCAGTTGCACTTAAAAAGCACAGATTATCTCTTATGGCAACAGCCGCTGTTCTCTCGCAGATTTTAAAAGCCCTGAAAATGAAAGAGAGTAATTAACAGAAAATATTATTTGGAAACAATAGTTTTTTTTAACCTTAAAAAAATCTGATTATAACTTCGGAAATTTCTGAAGTCATAGAATTTTATTAATATCAGTTGAGCCTAATATTCAACTATAATATAACAGGAGGAATAGCGATGAAAAAATTATTCATGGGAATTTTAGCACTTTCTGTACTTTTAGCGGCAATATCAGTCGCCGGATGTACAGGGACATGCTACACAATGTTTTATGACGATGACAACGGTTCAGAAAGGGAAGTAAAAGAGAACTGCATCATAATAATTGAGCTTTCAGAAAACCCGACAACGGGATATACATGGGAGATGGACACCGGCGGTCTTACTCTGATAAACGATGAATACATTCAGGATAAAAATACAGAAGGCATGACAGGCGCCGGCGGAATACACAAATGGGAAATTTCTGCTGATAAGAAGGGAGAATTTACCATAAAAGGAATCTACAAACGCTCCTGGGAAGAAACAACACCGGATGATAAGACATGGACTTCTTTAGTCAATGTTGTATAAGTAAAATGTTTTTATAAGTATAGCTAAAAACCAAAAAAACAGCTAAAAACAAAAAAACCTTTTTTTTTAGATTTCTAAATTATCTTTGAAAATACCTAATCTTCTATTGCAAATTTCTTCATATTATCAGTTGAGAGTTTGCTTGATTTTTCCTATTTTTAATAAACTGACAAGCTCTAATAAACATAAAAGACCAATAAAATAATTCATCTTCATAGTTGAATTTACACATAAAAAAGATACATATAAAGATTCAAAGCATTTAATCAGATTTCAAAACTTTCAATTCACTTATATCAGTAAACTAAAAAAAAGAAAGTATCCTGAAAATAAGAGTCTGTCCGGAAAGAGTATTTCAGGATTCAGAAAGATTTTGTAGATAAAAACATCACTCACAGATTTTTGCCATGCAAATTCATTTAACTGAGAAAAACTACTTCAGAATTGCTCTTCCGCTGTTTTCGGCCTGCATAGTTTTACCTATGTTTTCAGAATCAATGCTTGTTGCCGCACTTCCGGCAATAGAGCATGAATTTAACACATCAGGGATAATTGGTGCATGGATTCTTCCTGTAGTTTTATTGGTGGGCGCCGCCTTATGCCCTTTTTTTGGAACACTTGGTGATTCTTACGGAAGAAAAAAGATTTTAGCGATTTGTCTATTTATCTATTCAATCGGAGTTATAGCGGCAGGATTTTCCTTTGATATCTGGTCGCTTCTCTTCTTCAGGTCACTTCAGGGAATGGGAATTGCGGCAATACCAATCGCTTTTGCAATGATTTCAGAGCAGTTTCCGCCGAAAAAAGTGCCGGTCGGCATTGGTGTTCTTGCCGCATCGTATGGTGTTGGAACAATGACCGGAATTTTGTGCGGTTCATATATAATCAACTACTGGGGATGGAGATGGACTTACTTCACGCTGATTCCGATAGTTATTATCCACCTGTTTTTGATTCTTTTTGTTCTCAAAAACGCTCATGAAACTGATAACTTTGGCACTGTTTCAAACAGTTCTGAAAATGATTCTGTTGTGAAATCAAAGGGAATTTCAGAGAGAAAAGCTGACTACAAGGGTGCATTTTTGCTTTTATTAGCGATGTTTTTCTTTTTACTTACAATAACTGAAGGCTTTGAGTCAGGATGGTTCGTGCCGGAGGTATTTATTCATGCATTATTAACTGTAATTTTTACAGCCGCTTTCATCTCTGCTGAAAAAAAGGCTCTGGTGCCTGCAATAGACTTAAGCCTTGTTAAAAGGCCGGTTGTAATTATAATATCAGCAGTTGCTTTTTTGGTTAACTGCATGACATTTTTGTATATACAGGCTCTTCCGTTCATAATCCAGTCACCATCAGGACTGTTTCTGGAGGAGAGATTTGTCGGCCTTATCATGATTCCCGGATCAGTTGCCGATATGATTGCAAGTCCGCTTTCCAGTTTCTGGATAAGAGAAAAAGGCTTTTTGGCTCCTGTAATCTTTGGCTCTTTGTGCATGGCTCTGACACCGGCAATCTTCTTTTTATTCCCGCTTACAATTATTTCACTCTCGGCAGGATGGATTTTTTTCAGCATCGGAATGGCAGTTGTATCAACAGCCTATTTATTAAAGATAATAAAAGTAGTTCCGCCCAACAGAACAGCAGGTGCAACAGGGCTTTTGCACAGCAGTATCAACATTGGCGGAATGACAGGGCCGGTTTTTGCAGGAGTAATTATTGCTTCATCTGCATCACGGTTTTTAATCGCCGGAGAATACTGGACTTTTCCTTCATCTGAAGCATTCACATTTATTTTTGCCACAGGAGGAGTAATGTCAGCTGTTATTCTTATACTTGCAGTGAAATCCACACGAATTCCAGAGTGAATTAAAAAAAACGAAAGAATTTAAAAATCTCTTAGTGAAATAAAATTGATAAATTTCTAAGTAAAATAAAAATTAACCAGATATTTGCCTTAAATTTAAGGCATGATATATACAAGCCATATGATGTATACTGCAGATTGGGCAATAGTCAGTGGAATTCCAACCCTTGCAAACCGAAGAAAGCTTAATTTTTCTCCTCTTTTTTCAGCATTCTGAACAATTATGATATTGCTTGCCGCTCCAAACAAAAGAAGGTTTCCGGCAAGTGTGCTTCCGGCGGCAAGTGCCATATACGAACTTTCCGGTGATTCCATTATAAGGAGCAGGGGCATGAAAAGAGCGACAAAGGGAACGTTTGACAAAATCTGGCTTAATAAAACTCCGGATATGAATATACCGCCGTTAGACAAAAGAAGGTTTTCTGATCCTGTAAAAATTCCCTGAATAAAGCCTGCAGACCAGACACTCTGCATCAAAACAAACATTGCAGAGAAAAACACAAGCGTCTGCCAGTCAATATTTTTCAAAATAAAAAGACGCTTCTTTGAGAGAACAATT
The genomic region above belongs to Methanomicrobium antiquum and contains:
- a CDS encoding P-II family nitrogen regulator, which produces MDYEGSQNLIVTIVKKGWAERVIKASKSAGAEGGTILMGRGTGINEKQSVFGLPIEPEKEIVLTIIDAGQTDAILSAIESAAKLNIPGMGIAFVVNLEKIAGRVHMFSKYPEEEKN
- a CDS encoding MFS transporter — encoded protein: MQIHLTEKNYFRIALPLFSACIVLPMFSESMLVAALPAIEHEFNTSGIIGAWILPVVLLVGAALCPFFGTLGDSYGRKKILAICLFIYSIGVIAAGFSFDIWSLLFFRSLQGMGIAAIPIAFAMISEQFPPKKVPVGIGVLAASYGVGTMTGILCGSYIINYWGWRWTYFTLIPIVIIHLFLILFVLKNAHETDNFGTVSNSSENDSVVKSKGISERKADYKGAFLLLLAMFFFLLTITEGFESGWFVPEVFIHALLTVIFTAAFISAEKKALVPAIDLSLVKRPVVIIISAVAFLVNCMTFLYIQALPFIIQSPSGLFLEERFVGLIMIPGSVADMIASPLSSFWIREKGFLAPVIFGSLCMALTPAIFFLFPLTIISLSAGWIFFSIGMAVVSTAYLLKIIKVVPPNRTAGATGLLHSSINIGGMTGPVFAGVIIASSASRFLIAGEYWTFPSSEAFTFIFATGGVMSAVILILAVKSTRIPE
- a CDS encoding chemotaxis protein CheW gives rise to the protein MSLIDVVEFEICNEHYALDISLTREIVEMVPITPVPRAPPHIAGIINLRGEITNIINLNQILNLKENAERETQKIIVLVPDAAEGSNTGIIVDDVHAVLQISEDEIEPMKGSLSSEAYVKGIIKIKEMADGEEKKKLILWLDVGKVLTDMLAAAKA
- a CDS encoding DUF1538 domain-containing protein; amino-acid sequence: MLSDAKETITEVAQATLPIVIVILILQIILPGFSFSSIIQFIAGSAMVIIGMALFLLGVKTGLLPMGEAVGSEIPKYNSILLIAVIAFFFGFLATIAEPDVRVLSTMIDSVSQSSIDKTSLIIIISCGVGFFVSTAILRIIYNVSIVYLYATGYLVVIALSFFTSPDYLPIAFDAGGVTTGPITVPFILSLGTGVTAILGGRSQLSDGFGLIGLASIGPVIGVLLMGVFWT
- a CDS encoding protease inhibitor I42 family protein, coding for MKKLFMGILALSVLLAAISVAGCTGTCYTMFYDDDNGSEREVKENCIIIIELSENPTTGYTWEMDTGGLTLINDEYIQDKNTEGMTGAGGIHKWEISADKKGEFTIKGIYKRSWEETTPDDKTWTSLVNVV
- a CDS encoding DUF1538 domain-containing protein produces the protein MTELLIFDGIFAVILDVLQALLPLIFFFCIFQVVSLKLPEEYVVNLGKGILITLIGMVLFFQGVHIAFLPAGTKIGAFFGTFEILWILIPFGFLLGFLATFAEPAVRVLCYEIEKSSSGYIQGSLILYSLSIGVAASVSLGMARILYELPFHIMIIAGYLLALILMRFSDKDFIAIAFDSGGVATGPMAVTFIMAFSVGVADSMGGRNALLDGFGMIAFIALTPILTLLVLGIYFKHKKQEINHGL